A genomic segment from Deinococcus humi encodes:
- a CDS encoding HNH endonuclease: MAIPELAEKERQSKRESQAKRLREDPAFRLRRREESRLRSQRASADPVKRQVLNERSRNYFQRNRETQLAKQREYNRLNPEKIREQNARTRARRQNLEGEYTGHDLKRILLAQGFKCFYCGDVIRNGPRAWHADHFIPVARGGTNHPENIVIACAGCNLSKHDKLPWEWMPERFSPGPSQMS, from the coding sequence ATGGCCATTCCCGAACTGGCCGAGAAAGAGCGGCAGAGTAAACGGGAGTCACAGGCAAAGCGTTTGCGCGAAGATCCGGCCTTTCGCCTGCGCCGCCGCGAAGAGTCTCGTCTTCGTTCACAAAGAGCCTCTGCCGATCCAGTGAAGCGGCAAGTTCTGAACGAAAGATCGCGAAATTACTTCCAGCGAAATAGGGAAACTCAGCTGGCGAAGCAGCGGGAGTACAATCGCCTGAATCCCGAAAAAATCAGAGAACAGAATGCGCGTACCAGGGCGCGGCGGCAGAACCTGGAAGGCGAGTACACGGGTCATGACTTGAAGCGCATCTTGCTGGCCCAAGGGTTCAAGTGCTTCTACTGTGGTGATGTCATAAGGAATGGGCCACGCGCTTGGCATGCAGACCATTTCATCCCAGTGGCACGCGGGGGCACGAATCACCCTGAGAACATCGTGATCGCCTGCGCTGGATGCAACCTGAGCAAGCACGACAAATTGCCGTGGGAATGGATGCCTGAACGCTTCAGCCCTGGTCCATCCCAGATGTCCTGA
- a CDS encoding toll/interleukin-1 receptor domain-containing protein has protein sequence MKVFLSWSGEPSKAVAQALRDWLPDVIQNLRPWMSQRDLGAGVRWSAEIEGELRASAFGVICVTANNRHAPWLNFEAGAISNNLEGSRVVPYIFDMGFADIEGPLTQFQGKEATKEGTRELIHALNTVAGEQGLEATRLQTAFERMWPDLQEKLQAIPKSEGATEQPQAQQRTADDKLDEALLLLRNMSVFNTERTQTRRKPGYDFLNMSDIDDNLHKIREERLLRIIKDTVGDIAIGFRLLLDAGVVEIIPVSDRGLSEELRRKLTDKITLEYPSFTVIFIS, from the coding sequence ATGAAAGTTTTCCTGAGCTGGTCCGGTGAGCCATCCAAAGCCGTTGCACAGGCACTACGCGATTGGCTGCCCGATGTAATCCAGAACTTAAGACCCTGGATGTCACAGCGAGATTTAGGCGCGGGCGTCCGCTGGTCAGCTGAGATCGAGGGGGAGTTGAGGGCCAGCGCCTTCGGCGTCATCTGCGTGACAGCCAACAACCGGCACGCACCCTGGCTGAACTTTGAGGCGGGAGCCATCTCCAACAATCTGGAAGGCTCCCGTGTCGTGCCCTACATCTTTGATATGGGCTTCGCCGATATCGAGGGGCCGCTCACCCAGTTTCAGGGGAAGGAAGCGACCAAGGAGGGAACGCGTGAACTCATCCATGCGCTCAACACGGTGGCGGGGGAGCAAGGTCTAGAAGCAACCCGCCTCCAAACAGCGTTTGAGCGGATGTGGCCGGACCTGCAAGAAAAGTTGCAGGCGATCCCAAAGAGTGAAGGCGCTACGGAACAGCCTCAAGCTCAACAGCGAACGGCAGATGACAAATTAGACGAAGCCTTGTTGCTGCTGCGGAATATGTCGGTTTTTAATACCGAGAGAACTCAAACGCGACGCAAACCCGGCTATGATTTTTTAAATATGTCAGATATAGATGATAATCTGCATAAGATTAGAGAGGAAAGGCTCCTTAGGATTATTAAAGACACGGTGGGCGATATCGCAATTGGTTTTCGTCTCTTATTAGATGCGGGTGTGGTTGAAATCATTCCTGTTAGCGACAGAGGCCTGAGTGAGGAGCTAAGGAGAAAGCTGACCGATAAAATCACGCTTGAGTATCCTTCATTCACTGTAATTTTTATCTCGTAA